A region from the Tigriopus californicus strain San Diego chromosome 9, Tcal_SD_v2.1, whole genome shotgun sequence genome encodes:
- the LOC131887346 gene encoding uncharacterized protein LOC131887346: MSVHRFRLSLVLIITVALIGPTDAFIGNIGQTIVDGIKSAFWGAVYGIGSAIKNFILWSARTIKSAVLYVAADMVEAVSAAGSAIRQRASSNLDGVFGVFNTGQRELLIQMMSTAPLPKEYYLRPFDLDGELAHLDALIDFVLGLSITALCFVSLVTLGFVGLFALYRSMRHEQEFLLDFETNMESKLKEALEEHKKLKFAEL; the protein is encoded by the exons ATGAGCGTCCACCGATTTCGTCTGAGCTTGGTTTTGATCATCACCGTGGCCTTGATTGGCCCGACGGATGCATTTATCGGGAATATTGGCCAAACCATAGTGGATGGGATCAAATCCGCGTTCTGGGGGGCGGTCTATGGGATTGGGTCGGCTATTAAGAATTTCATATTGTGGTCGGCCCGCACTATTAAGAGTGCTGTGCTCTATGTGGCCGCAGACATGGTGGAAGCCGTTTCAGCCGCAG GATCTGCCATTCGACAAAGAGCTTCCTCTAATCTGGATGGGGTATTCGGTGTGTTCAATACCGGTCAACGCGAGCTTCTCATTCAAATGATGTCTACTGCACCCCTTCCCAAAGAATATTACCTCCGACCATTCGATCTGGATGGGGAACTAGCTCATTTGGATGCCctgattgattttgttttgggcCTGTCTATTACTGCGCTCTGCTTTGTGTCACTTGTGACCTTGGGCTTCGTTGGCCTTTTCGCTTTATACCGTTCCATGAGGCATGAGCAAGAATTTCTTCTAGACTTTGAGACCAATATGGAATCAAAGTTGAAAGAGGCTCTAGAGGAGcataaaaagttgaaattcgCCGAGCTTTGA
- the LOC131887341 gene encoding uncharacterized protein LOC131887341, which yields MAIATPLTVRLEPVTTLSRGSSPISSNGSPGIKWNDAVLPGAAKAFCDVQAANTAEIFVRHVLTDLQPRDVDSNTTLKSLSDYFVKAVETQIQLKSAGDGSLSFSTTPLQERLELISSNQNADNARVLEDPSENLDHVNSHEYLAANSTNSTNHEEYLNSNGFDDSLPKYKNIFRRFSLMGLAKGRGFSVFHKQHSDEVELSHSNGDTYLVSGMSGTNNGERRKMKLSKIVVEVIKEGLVNFSSGGDSGIYDGKPLWHKGRLSLVRAAGGYMIELYSPPKASKPKAGMLCLLVAEARETSALEMPDHENTFVLKADGIGMSAANQEYVIEVTDGDDLKAWLLAIQSCMQPQGITLDEFAERRSRLGGMPESQSLQFFRRDPMSLNLGANSSPSQRRGLPGSSADTLSHNGTGNGTTQVMSHHGASNGGDQAPLSSITSSNSSNNNLSNRGPLSLGYDDVPEVVLQLVDYPWFHGNLCRADAAQLVLNASLRRTSTNNTSEPISGDPGNPPNSSSHPNHGLFLVRQSETRRGEFVLTFNYQRRAKHLRLILNTDGQCRVQHMWFNSIFDCLEHFRVQAIPLESGANSDVKLGDFVVCVAERGQTSNSSMSGHVNAMGRVGANLPEPNEVITHNGPIRTLSQSLDIFRTDGSRRAKENAYSFV from the exons ATGGCCATAGCCACTCCATTGACAGTGAGGCTGGAGCCAGTTACGACCTTGTCTAGGGGGTCGTCGCCCATTTCGAGTAATGGATCACCTGGAATCAAATGGAACGACGCAGTATTGCCCGGAGCGGCTAAGGCCTTTTGTGATGTTCAAGCGGCCAATACCGCTGAAATCTTTGTGCGGCACGTGCTCACCGATCTCCAGCCCAGAGACGTGGACTCGAACACAACCTTGAAATCGTTGTCCGATTACTTCGTGAAAGCCGTGGAAACTCAAatacaactgaaaagtgcgGGCGATGGAAGCCTCAGCTTCTCTACCACTCCGCTACAAGAACGGCTGGAACTGATATCTTCCAATCAGAACGCGGACAATGCCCGGGTTTTAGAGGACCCGAGCGAAAACTTGGATCATGTCAACAGTCATGAATACCTGGCAGCCAACTCCACTAACAGCACAAACCATGAAGAATATTTGAACTCGAATGGCTTCGATGACTCGTTGCCCAAGTATAAGAACATTTTCAGGAGGTTCTCCCTGATGGGATTGGCCAAGGGACGGGGCTTCAGTGTGTTTCACAAGCAACACTCCGATGAGgtagagctctctcattccaatGGGGATACCTACCTAGTCTCTGGAATGAGTGGCACTAATAATGGAGAACGCAGAAAGATGAAGCTTTCTAAAATCGTGGTTGAAGTGATCAAAGAAGGATTAGTAAACTTCAGTTCGGGCGGAGATTCGGGCATCTATGATGGCAAACCTCTTTGGCACAAGGGTCGATTATCATTAGTTCGGGCGGCAGGTGGTTACATGATTGAGCTTTACTCACCCCCAAAG GCCAGTAAACCCAAGGCTGGTATGCTTTGCCTGCTCGTGGCCGAGGCCAGGGAAACGTCAGCGTTGGAAATGCCGGATCACGAAAACACATTTGTGCTGAAGGCAGATGGCATTGGGATGAGTGCTGCCAACCAGGAGTATGTCATTGAAGTGACAGATGGCGACGATCTGAAAGCATGGCTTCTAGCTATTCAATCGTGCATGCAACCTCAAGGGATCACACTGGACGAGTTTGCTGAGCGGAG AAGTCGGCTGGGCGGCATGCCTGAGTCGCAGAGTTTGCAGTTTTTCAGAAGAGATCCAATGTCTCTGAATTTGGGCGCCAACTCAAGCCCTTCTCAAAGACGAGGTTTGCCGGGTTCAAGTGCAGACACTCTCTCACACAACGGAACCGGAAATGGAACCACCCAGGTTATGTCACATCACGGAGCTAGCAACGGTGGTGATCAAGCCCCGCTATCTTCCATTACATCATCGAATTCTTCCAACAACAACCTCAGCAATAGGGGACCCCTTTCATTGG GATATGACGACGTACCGGAAGTTGTCCTTCAATTGGTAGATTATCCATGGTTTCACGGGAACTTATGTCGAGCTGATGCAGCTCAATTGGTTCTAAATGCTTCCTTAAGACGGACATCTACAAATAATACCTCAGAGCCAATATCCGGTGACCCGGGCAATCCACCAAACTCCTCATCACACCCAAATCACGGCCTGTTCTTGGTCAGACAAAGCGAAACTAGAAGGGGCGAGTTCGTCCTCACTTTCAACTACCAAAGACGGGCCAAGCATCTGCGGCTGATCTTGAATACCGACGGGCAATGCCGCGTTCAGCACATGTGGTTCAATTCAATCTTCGATTGCTTGGAACACTTTCGGGTGCAAGCCATCCCTTTGGAATCGGGAGCCAACTCGGACGTGAAATTGGGCGATTTTGTGGTGTGCGTGGCGGAGAGAGGGCAGACCTCCAACTCTTCCATGTCCGGGCACGTCAACGCGATGGGGCGTGTTGGTGCCAATTTACCTGAACCCAATGAG GTCATAACTCACAACGGTCCAATCCGGACCTTGTCTCAGTCTTTGGATATCTTCCGGACCGACGGATCGCGTCGCGCCAAAGAGAACGCCTACAGCTTCGTCTGA